The window CtaaaattgtgaaatctaaacctgCACTGGGAGATACAGCTTGAATTCCGGAGGAAGCTCCTCTTCTGAGTAGAGACGGTCAGCAAAATATATGCGCCTGAGGCGGCAGTTGGCATGAATCTGAACTCGCAATGTCTCAGCATAATTAGTCCCATAAGCTCTCCTAGTAAGATCAGCTAAGTTAAGCTGGATTTGATTCCAGCCTTCGTCCATCTTGAGTGGCATTGTGCAAATATACGGCTTTACTCTAGTGACAGCCTGCAAAAAATTGTTCAACAGAAAACAGGGTTTTAGAATACAGAACATGCAGCGGATTTAATGTAGTGACAAGAACTGTATCTAATAGAGTTACACATCCTGCAAGCTTATCCAAAGATTAGATGATTGGTATCTTTCCGAGAAACATAGCAGTATAAACTAAAAACTAACAAGCGGCCTACTAATCTATTGATATAAACTAAGACATTGATTAGAAATTGCTTGAAGAAAATAGCAGAGCATCGAAACTACAGTAGGAGGCTTCCTGATCAgatgaaattcaaaaaaatagtGAAGAAGACTGAAAAAGCAAAGGGAAAGACATACAGACTTGAAAGTTAGAAGCTCTGAAACGGCGGCGCACATTCTTGTCATCCAGAATTTGAATCTCGAATGAGAAATatttcttcatattcttcaCAACCAAGACCAAAAAAGGAAGTTTGATACCAAGAGTAGCGGAAAGATCAGCAGGACATGTAATGTATGTAGACTGGATGTTAGATCCAACTACTTCAAGCACATTGGATTGGATCTCATCATCATGGTAACGCTTCACATGGCCATCCACAACTATTaatcacaagaaacaaaagtaaAGATACTTTagctaaaccctaaattttgaTCAACTTCTTGAAAAATTCCAGCTCAGATAATTTTTGTTACCCAAGTTCAAGGCTTTGTGGGGACAAAAATCACACTACCTAAGATTCAATTTacgtaaaaaaaattagaaaacacaaGCTTACCTTCTTTATCCCATATCTGAAGAGGCTTGcttctgcaaaaacaaaaaaaaaaaaaaaaaaatcaaaacccttcCATAATTAAGAACATATCAACCGATGCGAATAAATTCAAGGGATAACGAAAGCATACCCTAGACTGTACAAAATAGACAGAAACCCAGACTGAAACGTGTTCTTGAACATCTTACTGCTTCTTCTCCGACTCCGACAAGACGAAGCTCGTAACTCGTGTGGTATTATAATGAAGGTCTCAATGGGCcgtaaacaaataaatatttctgcaaccaaattatttgtttttaaggATTAGGCCTCGGCCCATTAGTCCTTCCACCGCACTCTTTTGAGTGAAAGAAAAAGCATTAGATGCCATTTATATCCAATATAATATGCGGTTCAGAAACGTGGAATTCCACCCGCTAATCACATGCCACGTGTCCTATTCTCCACAAAGAAAGTGCCACGTGTAAACAAGATATCAGCCAAGAAAGACACGTCTCGGTGCGGGAATGACTAGTTTATCCTCTTAACAACCGCGTTATCCTCTCACTAAAGAAGCGTTATCCTCTCACTAAAGAAGAAGGTCATTTTCGGAATGACAGAAAAGTAGGGGTCATAAAATTCCGCAACTTGcacagtttttttaattttcctttgcCGACTTTGGAGACAATAAAAGATATAATCGTACACGTGGACCAATGAGAAGAGTGGTTTAGATGGAGGAAAGATCTGAGCCACAAATCTTGTCTATGAATTCTGAGCCACGAAAACAAGATCTACCTCACGCGCCATTTTTTGCTCACGCGCTTCTCTCTTTTCCCTTACTTGTGTTGTGTGTGCTGCCATCTTTTCTCTTACCTCCTCGGAAGTTGAagcaatacaaacaaaaaaaaaaacactattcgtcttctctctctctctctcttctttggtcTTGTTATTAGTATTTGCTTACAGTTGAAGAATCAAAAAGTTTCTCTTGATCTTTGAACCAATCATCTGATAGTTTTCTGATCGTAATTCTCTATAAAgtaagtttcttctctttttcttgtttagatTTGAATCAATCCATTTAGATTTTGGGATTTGTTCTGAAAGTAGTgagcttttgattttgttgtcaaTCAGGTTGATAGAATCGATCGATTTGATTATGGATTGTTATGCTGGAAGGAATTTTGAAGAGCTTATTGTGCCTAGTTACCAAGAATCGTCATCAGAGACATACCCATCTACTGGTATGTGGGGTGGATGGAGCATGAGCTCTCCTCAAGCTGCTCAGAAATGTTTCGATTACGATGGTTTTAATGGAGAAGGTTTGATGTATAGTCAGATGGGTATGAGGacgagtgaagaagaagaagagtctaaGAGATCAAAGGCTTTCTACGGTGCTTCTTCACTTCATGACTTCGAAGGAATCGAACACATGGATGATATGTTCTTGTACGGCCCCctcaattctttttttacttaCCATCTTCCTACTTTTCTTGTGTTTTCCGATCTAATTGTTCTCTTTGGTTTTTCCGGTTTTTACTGAAGAAGTTCAATTTTGGAGGATGTTCaagaggatgatggagatgtACATCGAGCAACCAGCAGCAATAACAGTGTCGGTTCTTC is drawn from Camelina sativa cultivar DH55 chromosome 1, Cs, whole genome shotgun sequence and contains these coding sequences:
- the LOC104776483 gene encoding cilia- and flagella-associated protein 20, with the translated sequence MFKNTFQSGFLSILYSLGSKPLQIWDKEVVDGHVKRYHDDEIQSNVLEVVGSNIQSTYITCPADLSATLGIKLPFLVLVVKNMKKYFSFEIQILDDKNVRRRFRASNFQAVTRVKPYICTMPLKMDEGWNQIQLNLADLTRRAYGTNYAETLRVQIHANCRLRRIYFADRLYSEEELPPEFKLYLPVQKA
- the LOC104776502 gene encoding protein LNK3-like isoform X3, which codes for MDCYAGRNFEELIVPSYQESSSETYPSTGMWGGWSMSSPQAAQKCFDYDGFNGEGLMYSQMGMRTSEEEEESKRSKAFYGASSLHDFEGIEHMDDMFLSSILEDVQEDDGDVHRATSSNNSVGSSMYGGREVPMFHCHDDMSFKEEAPFTISDLSEDNNMLDSNYGDELSSEELVLQDLQRASQKLTDETRRCFRDTFYRLARSSQDKSDSVSTNSEELLMQTSRYDDYGDGNSYLIAG